ATTTCTACTTCTACGCAATTAAATTCTGATAAGTTTAAAACTTAGATTTGATGTCTGACATCTGAAAATCGGAACAGAATCTCCAAAGGAAGTCTCTCCTTCGTGAGAAACTCCCTTTTCCGGATTTCCTCGCTTGCAGGGAGTTCGGCAAAATGGATGATGTCTGATTCATGATTTTAAGGATTACTGTAAGTATTTATATAACATAATATTAAATTCTATTTTATTTGACAAGAATTAAAACTAACAATATATTTTGAATGTAGTTTAAGAACTATGGCATAATTTAATACAACTGAGGAAGAGTTTATGAAAAAGAGATGGGTTTGGACCATTTTGTCCATGTTAGTTGCAGGAATTATTTTTGTGTCATGTAGTGATGACAGTACTAGCGAACCAAATGAACCAGAAAATAGTTCACCAACATGTGCAATTACATCGCCTTCTGCTAATGCGCAGTTTTTTGTTGGAGATGAAATCAATGTTTCAGTTGAAGCAAATGACGAAGATGGAACAATTTCTGAAGTAAGATTCTATTTTGACAATATAGGAATAAGTTCAGACAACTCATTTCCATACTCATTTATGATTGAAACAAATGAGTTTGAAATTGGAAATCATATTATTAAAGCTGTCTCAAAAGATAATGAAGGAGCTGAAAAAACAAGCGAAATAGTAATTGTCTTATTGAAAGTACCACCTTTCATAACAATAACATCACCTACATCAGAGTCTGAATTTGAGTTAGGAGAAAGTTGCGACATCACATGGGAAGATAATATAGATGAAAATGTTAAAATTGAGTTGTATAAAAGTGATATTTTGAATCAAGTTGTTACAGAGTCTACAGAAAGTAACGGAATATACAGCTGGACAGTTGAAAACATTTTAGAAAATGGAGATGATTACCAGATAAAAATTTCAAGTGTTGATAATAGTGATCTTTTTGATTCTAGCGAAAGTTTTAAAATTTCTGGAGCGACTCTAGATGGAATGGTTCTTGTTCAAGGAGGTACTTTCCAGATGGGTGATCATTTTAATGAAGGTCCATCTGATGAACTTCCTGTACACGATGTTACATTATCTGACTTTTATATTGGAAAGTACGAAGTTACTCAAGAAGAATGGCAATCAGTAATGACGGGGAATACAAATGGAATATCTACA
The Candidatus Delongbacteria bacterium DNA segment above includes these coding regions:
- a CDS encoding SUMF1/EgtB/PvdO family nonheme iron enzyme, coding for MKKRWVWTILSMLVAGIIFVSCSDDSTSEPNEPENSSPTCAITSPSANAQFFVGDEINVSVEANDEDGTISEVRFYFDNIGISSDNSFPYSFMIETNEFEIGNHIIKAVSKDNEGAEKTSEIVIVLLKVPPFITITSPTSESEFELGESCDITWEDNIDENVKIELYKSDILNQVVTESTESNGIYSWTVENILENGDDYQIKISSVDNSDLFDSSESFKISGATLDGMVLVQGGTFQMGDHFNEGPSDELPVHDVTLSDFYIGKYEVTQEEWQSVMTGNTNGISTTPSNFTGSDKPVEQVSWYDVIVFCNRKSIQEGLTPVYSINNSTNPDDWGNVPTSSNSTWDAAVCEWTGNGYRLPTEAEWEYAARGGIHHTDNFRYSGCHETSDLTNYAWCSTNSSGQTNDVGTKLANQLGIYDMSGNVYEWCWDWWGTYSSSPQQDPHGPNSGIDRILRGGNWDWHFFNCRVAFRANVSPNDRYLGFGFRLSRTE